One Arachis hypogaea cultivar Tifrunner chromosome 18, arahy.Tifrunner.gnm2.J5K5, whole genome shotgun sequence genomic window, tttaaaaatttaaaatattgaaagGCTTAttcatgaattaataaaattgattttgtaatcataaaaatgagtaaattatttttttcataaaaatttaaaatattaataaatctaTCGATGAATGAAATTAACGTTTGGAtactttttgttacaaatattatgCTTCGTGGATcacactttggtttatttttgaacaactttttagcattttaaatttttatgtgtaAAAAGAGTAgtttattaactaaaaaaaattgttttataaaCTTAATGCAAAACGAAATGTTAGTAACTCcaaaatattattcaaaatcattcttcaattcaTTAACATATATAGAAGCATATATTATTgggaattttgataatttttttaagaaaaaatactttaatatacgggtctcaaaaaaaaaaaacattagggacaaacttataattttaaaaaatagtaggattaatattttttattaaatattaatcaatATATTGAGTTAATagtttacttttatattattaaaatttagggtttaatatttagaattttaaaatttaatatttaagagCAATAAAGTTAGAcgatcaaattaaatattttactgATCAAGTCAAATCTTTTTCTTCAACagtgttatctttttctttttcattttttttatatatatttagtaaaattattaagCACATAAATTTTGAtacacaatataaaaatattggaatataatacaaaaattttagtacacAGAATACAAATTTTAAaggattatatatttaaaacatTAATACTAAACCAACaaagtacataaattttgatacATAAATATAATGcacaatacaaaaattttgtaGAAACTACATATCTAAAACATTATTAAATTATTCAACTAATAAAATACATTTGTATCAAAATTTTATGTGCTATacgttaaaatttttttgttatttacaaaattttttatgttatattaataaGTTATGTGCTGTAtgtaaaaatttatgtattatgtgtaaaaatttatattatatcaaTAAGTTTTTCTACTATTCAATAAAAATGTCTATATTAAAAAACCGTGAAAAAAGAGAAGCAAAATATGTGATCTATGCgtgccttttattttattttattattttttttgagcttctatcaatttaattaaatttaattaaaaaatatttgtacatATAGCAATAGcattactattttaaaatttaaatttggataaatattataaaaataataaattttattagtaagtattctataattttttttgttcggAGAAAATGAAGTAACAAATTACAAGGTAAAACACTTATCAATTTTTTCTCACCATAACTAAGGATGTATTATATAGCATTAGGTGGCATTCATGATATCATCATTAGGCTAATTTTGATCATTTTGTGTATGACGGCATaccaatataatatataaaacacaGATGGTGTAATAAACAAGCTGCTAACTGATATGTATTTAGTCTTATATTATTGACTAATAATAAACCTAATCTGGTCATCTGAAGTGAACAATTGACAAATTCGTGTTACGCAACACAATTTTTTCCCCCTAAAcaccaaaataataataagaaaaggtGAATCAAGAAGCAACTTTCAACTTTGACATGAAAGCAATTTAAGGAAACCTTATATTAACACATTTTCTGATTTTTCTGCTTATAGAGAGAGACTTAGATTCCCACTGCAAAATGGAAGGCTTTACAATAATGATTCTGTTCTTCTTCTTTCTGATGAACTATATGGTGGTGGCTTCAACTGCAACGGACACTATAGATTCACTGCAATCTATCAGTGATGGTGAGACAATAGTTTCTTCTGATGAAATCTTTGCATTGGGATTCTTCAGCCCTGGAACTTCCAAGAACCGTTACGTGGGAATCTGGTTTAACAAAGATCCATCCAAGACAGTAGTTTGGGTTGCAAACAGAGAAAAACCCCTCACTGACTCCTCAGGGATTCTGAAGCTCAACAACACTGGAACTCTAGTCCTTCTTGATCGTAACAATAGTGTTATTTGGTCCTCCAACACAGCAAGATCCGTCATGAATCCAATTGGAAAGCTTTTGAATTCAGGAAATCTTGTTGTGCAAGAAACAAGTAAtaatggtgctagcaaagaagaTTTTGTATGGCAAAGTTTTGATTATCCATCCGACACGCTCTTGCCTGGACAGAAGTTAGGAACAAATCTAAAAACAGGACAGAATTGGTATCTAACGTCTTGGAACAGCTCGGACGATCCATTTCCAGGTAGATATACTTTAGAATTCGATGTCAATGGATATCCTCAATTAGTCCTTAAAGATGGAGGATCCAAAAGATGGCGTGCCGGATCATGGAATGGAGTTCAATTCAGTGGAACGCCACAAGTGAAAGAAAACTCAGGCTTTAGATATAAATATGTTTCTAACGAGGAAGAGATATATTTTATGTATGAACTTATCAATAATTCAAACCCTCATAAAGTGGTTCTAACGCCGGAGGGAATCAACCAGAGAAGCCAGTGGAATCCGGACACATCGAGTTGGACCAACTTGGCGAGGTTACCGGCTGATGATTGTGACTACTATGAAACATGTGGAGCTTATTCTAGTTGTAATGTTAACAACTATCCAATGTGTAGTTGTTTGGATGGATTTGTGCAAGATAATTATAAGGAGGAGCAAGGTTTATCAGATGGTTGTGTAAGGAGAACTTCATTGGATTGTAATGGAGATGGGTTTTTGAAGTATTCAGGGCTGAAATTGCCAGATACAGAAAGATCATGGTATAGTAGAAATATCAGCATTGAAGATTGTAAGATGTTGTGCTTGAAGAATTGTTCATGTATGGCTTATGCAGCTTTGGATATAAGTGAAGGCGCAAGTGGTTGTTTGATGTGGTTTGGTAATTTAAATGATATTAAAGTTCTGACTCCATATTCTCTTGAAGATATTTACATAAGGATGGCTGCTACAGAACTAGGTATAAatactttctaatttttttaattaattaattgtttatttttgtttaacgggtgtatttttctttttatagaaGCTATTCAGAAAAATAAATCTCACAAATCAAACATCCGAAAGAAAAGGACGATCATCATAGTTTGTGTCTTATCTTTTAGTGTTTTAATCATATGCTTGGCCTTCATCGTCTTTAGATGGAAGATACGAAGAAAAGGTAGTTAAGTAACTCTTATATTATTTAAGTAATGTGGGGAAACAGAGCATGTATTGCATTTACATATCACATATGATACTACTTATGCAGGTGTAATGAATGACTATGAGGAAGATCTACAATTGTCTTTGTTTGATATGTCCACAATTTCTTCGGCAACAAATAATTTTTCAGCTGATAACATTTTGGGAAAAGGTGGCTTTGGTTCGGTATATAAGGTAATGGAACCATTTTACTTTTGTTTTACAAAGCTATTGAGAATCATAATCTTTTGCCTATGTGTTTTTATAACTTTCAGGGTGTATTAAAGGATGGGAAAGAAATAGCAGTTAAGAGACTCTTACAAAATTCAAGTCAAGGAATCCAAGAGTTCAAAAATGAAGTTATGCATATTGCCAAACTTCAGCATAGGAATTTAGTGAAGCTCCTAGGATGTTGCATTTATGCAGAAGAAAGATTGCTAGTCTATGAATTTATGCCCAACAAAAGCTTGGACTACTTCATATTTGGTTTGATTTCAGAAAACCTTTATGATCATTCAATTAAGTTGCAACTGTACTCTAACTTGGTGAAtgagaattcttttttttttctttgaaaaatatataaaaatgaatTTATATGAAACAGATTTTCCACTTATGATTTCTTATTAAATTTTGAGATAATCTGTTGATCCATaaactatttaattatttctcaaCTTACAATCTTACTACAAGAAAGATATAATTGGCTACTTTTTGGACAGATGAAAAGAAGAGCATGTTACTAGATTGGACAAGGCGCTTTGACATTATCAATGGAATTGCTCGAGGTCTTCTTTATCTTCACCAAGATTCAAGACATAGAATAGTTCATAGAGATCTTAAAGCTGCAAATGTTTTGTTAGACAGTGAAATGAATCCAAAAATATCAGACTTCGGGCTAGCTAGAAGTTTTGGAGGGAACGAAACTAAAGCAAACACTCGGCATGTTGTTGGAACTTAGTAAGTCTCTTATGCTTTGCAGATTATTAATATGGGTATGTTGTATGTATGATGGCTTGGCTATAGGTTtgattttttatccttttcttttcctttggttGGATGTGCGCAGTGGATATTTATCACCGGAATACATAATTGATGGAGTTTACTCAATAAAATCTGATGTATTCAGTTTTGGTGTATTGCTGTTAGAAATAGTGAGTGGAAGTAGAAATAGAGGATTCATTCATCAAGATCATCACTTTAATCTTCTAGGACATGTAAGTGTGTAACTGAATTTTAATAATCACCTTTGTTATATCTGCTTCTAATCTTAACCACAAGCTTTGCAATATACATATGCAGGCATGGAAACTATTTATGGAAGACAAAGGGTACGAAATAATTTATGCTCCAATAAGAGATGCATCTAATTTATCttcaatgctaagatcaattcatGTGGGACTACTTTGTGTGCAAAAAAGTCCAGATGAAAGGCCAAACATGTCATACGTTGTTCAAATGTTGAGTAGTGAATCCACACTACCTCCACCTAAAATGCCTGGATTCTTCACAGAAAGAGAAATGGTTGATGAAGGTTCTTCTCCAAGTAATAACAGAACATACTCAATCAATGATGTCACAGACAGCATATTGGAGGCTAGATAGGTAAAGTTTCATACGGAGATCAAGAGATTCTTGTATATATACTCTAAAAGTTAAGAACGTCTTAGACATCAATTATATTTTAAGAGTTTTATATTGTATAAACATACTACTGTACAAGTTAATCTAGTATACCACTATGAATATTGCTTCTTTGAAACAGAGTTAATGCAAGAAATGGTGAACCAGCTCCCATGTGCTCAAAGCAAATGTGGCTTCTGAAAATCAGATGATCAAGAAACTTGTCAAGAGCTTAGCAGGTTGCAGCAGGAAGCTGGAAATCAAATAAAGTGTTGAAATATATATAGTCTATATAAATCTGATTCTTCTAAATTTGTTTTTCAAttgttataaagaaaaataaaagcaatctACATACAATTAAAAGATAGTCAAACTATAACAtaactctttttcacaattttCTTTTGAATTGTCAACATCCATAAATTGTACATTATaatatttattcttaaattattacaaagaataaaaaaaaaataatttcaacttaattttcaaatatcaaataaattaagAGAAAATTCCACTCTCCTCTtctgcgagatgctaaaatgacactcccctcccctttattttataaatatacatttccctcccttctaatttttaaaaaacctcctctttaatccattttaaattttttgtgttaactaatgttaattttatccatttaaaaaaaataaattattttttataaaaatatcctttagtaaaaattttattttttgtcattaaattttgcttaccaaaatacactttaataaattatttttttattgattaaattgtatttttatcaaaatatttttaaaaaaatttaataattaaattaactttttaagatttccttcaataattttttaattattaaattatgattttaccaaaatttttgttaacaattttttttattttactattaatttttcgatatcaatatatattattttaatattaaaaaaactcttagtaagattatttttcaatattaatatatattaattgttatacatattaataatggtaatattttttatttaatgttaaaataatatacattaatattaaaaaattaataataaaatataaaaaaattattaacaaaaattttggtaaaatcataatttaataattaaaaaattattaaagaatattttagaaaaaataatttaattattaatatttttaaaaattattttgataaaaatagaatttaatcaataaaaaataatttattaaatggtattttggtaagtaaaatttaatgataaaaaaataatttttttgttaaagaatatttttgtaaaaaataatttttttttgaaaaatagataaagttaatattagttaatacaaaaaatttaaaatggattaaagaggaggttttttagAAGTTATAAGGGAGagaaatgtatattttataaatagaggagATGacagtgtcattttagcatcttacAGAAGAAGAAAGTGTAATTTTCTCATAAATTAATCTTGACTAATTTCATATTGTTATATTCTCTCTCTCTAAATAAGTAAATATGCAACGTTTCAACATATCTTGAATAAACAAATTAAAGCGAATGTCTACTTTAATTGTGACAAACagctatataaaaattataaaagtgtCTATAATGTGCATTTAGCTATTTAGAAATAATTATACACTtgcttctttctcacttttatatagttatataattgaaagaaaaaatgaaacgTAGCATCATTGTTTAATTTTCTAAAAGACTCTCAGAgctaaattaaaaatgaaatagGGAAACATTATTATTCCGATTATTCTATGGTATAATAAATTTCGTTTGATCAATATGTAGCTTCCACCTGTAGATACATTGGATTAAGGATTTAGCTAGGGTACTACTCCAATGAAATAACCTGTTAAATgttttatccatggttgatttttGTGATGTGGCTCAATGATGTGAAGccacgttaaaaaaaaaaaacaagggaTAT contains:
- the LOC112772386 gene encoding G-type lectin S-receptor-like serine/threonine-protein kinase At4g27290, with protein sequence MEGFTIMILFFFFLMNYMVVASTATDTIDSLQSISDGETIVSSDEIFALGFFSPGTSKNRYVGIWFNKDPSKTVVWVANREKPLTDSSGILKLNNTGTLVLLDRNNSVIWSSNTARSVMNPIGKLLNSGNLVVQETSNNGASKEDFVWQSFDYPSDTLLPGQKLGTNLKTGQNWYLTSWNSSDDPFPGRYTLEFDVNGYPQLVLKDGGSKRWRAGSWNGVQFSGTPQVKENSGFRYKYVSNEEEIYFMYELINNSNPHKVVLTPEGINQRSQWNPDTSSWTNLARLPADDCDYYETCGAYSSCNVNNYPMCSCLDGFVQDNYKEEQGLSDGCVRRTSLDCNGDGFLKYSGLKLPDTERSWYSRNISIEDCKMLCLKNCSCMAYAALDISEGASGCLMWFGNLNDIKVLTPYSLEDIYIRMAATELEAIQKNKSHKSNIRKKRTIIIVCVLSFSVLIICLAFIVFRWKIRRKGVMNDYEEDLQLSLFDMSTISSATNNFSADNILGKGGFGSVYKGVLKDGKEIAVKRLLQNSSQGIQEFKNEVMHIAKLQHRNLVKLLGCCIYAEERLLVYEFMPNKSLDYFIFDEKKSMLLDWTRRFDIINGIARGLLYLHQDSRHRIVHRDLKAANVLLDSEMNPKISDFGLARSFGGNETKANTRHVVGTYGYLSPEYIIDGVYSIKSDVFSFGVLLLEIVSGSRNRGFIHQDHHFNLLGHAWKLFMEDKGYEIIYAPIRDASNLSSMLRSIHVGLLCVQKSPDERPNMSYVVQMLSSESTLPPPKMPGFFTEREMVDEGSSPSNNRTYSINDVTDSILEAR